In Armatimonadota bacterium, the following proteins share a genomic window:
- a CDS encoding nucleotidyltransferase, with the protein MSEQDIRWIQRLNHFSKALAQLGRFVEKGDLNEFEKQGLIKAFEYTYELAWNVLKDYLESQGETGIHGSRDAFRMAFQRGIIQDGDVWMDMVRSRTLTVHTYNEETAEQVVGDVLNRYFAEFIRLQQTMDALRVRGE; encoded by the coding sequence ATGAGTGAACAGGATATTCGCTGGATACAGCGGCTCAATCACTTCTCCAAGGCGCTCGCGCAGCTCGGCAGGTTTGTCGAAAAAGGTGACCTCAACGAGTTCGAGAAGCAGGGGCTCATTAAGGCGTTTGAGTACACCTATGAGCTGGCGTGGAACGTACTCAAAGACTATCTGGAGTCGCAAGGCGAAACAGGCATTCACGGCAGCCGTGATGCCTTTCGCATGGCATTCCAGCGAGGTATCATTCAGGATGGTGATGTGTGGATGGACATGGTGCGCAGCCGAACGCTCACCGTGCACACCTACAATGAGGAAACTGCCGAGCAGGTGGTGGGTGACGTCCTGAACCGCTACTTTGCGGAGTTCATTCGGCTTCAGCAGACGATGGATGCCCTAAGGGTGAGAGGGGAATGA
- the mqnD gene encoding 1,4-dihydroxy-6-naphtoate synthase, giving the protein MTVYLAHSPDADDAFMFYALAKELIDTEGLRFEHVLRDIQTLNEWAREGRMEVTAISVHAYAYVSDKYAVLTSGASMGDGYGPLIVSAEPMTPDDLHHVTIAVPGLLTSAYLALKLFLPEVRTIVMNFDQILPAVQQKQVLAGLLIHEGQLTHREAGVHSVIDLGAWWKQQTGLPLPLGVNAVRSDLPADVQKAIARILRRSIEYSLQHRQDALQYALDFGRGIGQDVADRFVGMYVNEWTVDMGEAGKEAIRLFLQRGAEAGITPPVGEVEFIE; this is encoded by the coding sequence ATGACTGTCTATCTTGCCCACAGCCCCGATGCGGACGACGCTTTCATGTTTTACGCTCTTGCCAAAGAGCTTATCGACACCGAAGGGCTCCGTTTTGAACACGTACTGCGCGACATCCAGACGCTCAACGAATGGGCGCGTGAGGGCAGGATGGAAGTGACTGCCATCTCTGTGCACGCCTACGCCTATGTGAGCGATAAATACGCCGTACTGACCTCTGGTGCCAGTATGGGCGACGGCTATGGTCCGCTGATTGTGAGTGCAGAGCCGATGACGCCCGACGATCTGCACCACGTGACCATCGCAGTGCCGGGTTTGCTCACCAGCGCGTATCTTGCCCTCAAGTTGTTCTTGCCTGAGGTGCGTACTATCGTAATGAACTTCGACCAGATTCTGCCTGCGGTGCAACAAAAGCAAGTGCTGGCGGGTCTATTGATTCATGAAGGGCAGCTCACACACCGCGAAGCAGGGGTACATAGCGTCATAGACCTGGGTGCGTGGTGGAAGCAGCAGACGGGACTACCGTTACCACTGGGGGTCAACGCGGTGCGGAGTGACCTGCCTGCGGACGTTCAGAAAGCCATTGCCCGCATCCTGCGACGGAGCATCGAGTACTCGCTGCAACACCGGCAGGATGCTCTGCAATATGCACTGGATTTCGGGCGCGGTATCGGGCAGGATGTCGCCGACCGTTTCGTGGGCATGTATGTAAACGAGTGGACAGTGGACATGGGCGAGGCGGGCAAAGAGGCGATCAGGCTGTTCCTCCAGAGGGGCGCAGAGGCTGGGATAACCCCTCCCGTGGGGGAGGTTGAGTTTATAGAGTAA
- a CDS encoding oxidoreductase, translating into MQVAAITGKRQAQLVERETPHAWGDVVVVRIHVTPMCTEYKLYRDGHSTDVLGHEAAGEVVEVAQPGRVRVGDRVVVMPQYPCGTCRYCLAGDYVYCLNNLDILRLTGNSTGTATYAQYILKQDWLLIPIPDDMSYEHASMACCGLGPTFGAMQRLEVDAYDTVLITGMGPVGLGGVVNAVYRGAKVIAVEPHPYRRNLALDLGAVAAIDPGDPTAMQQILSLTDGKGVDKAVECAGTPEAQRFMINAVRRRGQVAFVAEAGEFTLHVSNDLLRKGLEVHGIWHWNLADTPRMMQTIRAMGHLLDKMITHRFPLSQVQDAWELQLTGNCGKVLLYPWGDSV; encoded by the coding sequence ATGCAAGTTGCAGCCATTACCGGCAAAAGACAGGCACAGCTGGTGGAACGTGAAACACCCCATGCGTGGGGCGATGTGGTGGTGGTGAGAATCCACGTGACGCCGATGTGCACCGAGTACAAACTGTATCGCGATGGACACTCTACCGACGTGCTGGGGCACGAGGCGGCAGGCGAAGTGGTAGAAGTCGCCCAGCCGGGCAGAGTGAGGGTTGGAGACCGTGTGGTGGTGATGCCGCAGTACCCTTGTGGAACCTGCAGATACTGCCTCGCGGGGGACTACGTGTATTGCCTCAACAATCTGGACATCCTTCGCCTCACCGGCAACAGCACGGGCACGGCAACCTATGCGCAGTACATCCTCAAGCAGGACTGGCTGCTGATTCCCATACCCGACGACATGTCCTATGAGCATGCGAGCATGGCGTGTTGCGGTCTGGGACCCACCTTTGGCGCCATGCAGCGTCTGGAGGTAGACGCCTACGACACCGTGCTGATTACCGGCATGGGTCCGGTGGGGCTGGGCGGGGTGGTGAATGCGGTGTACCGGGGGGCGAAGGTCATCGCGGTGGAACCCCATCCCTATCGCAGGAACCTCGCGCTGGATCTGGGTGCTGTTGCCGCTATAGACCCCGGTGACCCCACCGCCATGCAGCAGATTCTGAGCCTCACGGACGGCAAAGGCGTGGACAAGGCAGTGGAATGTGCAGGCACTCCAGAAGCACAGCGGTTCATGATCAACGCCGTACGCCGGCGTGGACAGGTGGCGTTCGTCGCGGAGGCGGGAGAGTTCACCCTGCACGTGAGCAACGACCTGCTGCGCAAAGGGCTGGAGGTGCATGGAATCTGGCACTGGAATCTGGCGGACACGCCACGCATGATGCAGACCATCCGCGCGATGGGACACCTGCTGGATAAGATGATCACCCATCGTTTCCCGTTGAGTCAGGTGCAGGATGCCTGGGAGCTACAGCTAACAGGCAACTGTGGAAAGGTACTACTTTACCCGTGGGGTGATTCTGTCTGA
- the corA gene encoding magnesium transport protein CorA, which translates to MTEQTAQTMPYHLKAAHWQPPDPPARLDETAAIEAFERNLGVIWVDVTACDVSATSNLLTQRFGFHPLAVEDALSPYERPALQRHDDVLFLAAHAVLQQDGEEVYHEIGFFLGGYFLVTVHVEPVPLIDQWFERWIAHPERVGKTSAHLLHLLLDAIVDGYFPISDTLEEKADDLEDAIFTGNGRVQVADILQAKRRLLQLRQHITPLRDILNALLRRDVEIIPDEVVPYLQDVYDHTLRIAELADINRDILAGVLDAHLSVVSNRLNEVMRILTVISTILMSAALIAGIYGMNFVHMPELQWKAGYPFAGAMMVLVGMVEWYIFKRKGWV; encoded by the coding sequence ATGACCGAGCAAACAGCCCAGACCATGCCTTACCACTTGAAAGCGGCGCACTGGCAACCGCCTGACCCGCCTGCTAGGCTGGACGAAACGGCCGCGATAGAGGCGTTCGAGCGCAATCTGGGCGTGATATGGGTGGATGTTACCGCCTGCGACGTATCTGCTACGTCAAACTTGCTTACCCAGCGTTTTGGATTCCACCCGTTGGCAGTCGAGGATGCCCTCAGCCCATATGAACGCCCTGCCCTCCAGCGCCACGACGACGTGCTGTTTCTGGCGGCTCACGCGGTGCTGCAGCAAGATGGCGAGGAGGTGTACCACGAAATCGGTTTTTTCCTGGGAGGCTACTTTTTGGTAACCGTGCATGTCGAGCCCGTGCCGCTTATCGACCAATGGTTCGAACGCTGGATAGCCCACCCCGAACGGGTAGGCAAGACATCTGCGCATCTACTCCACCTGCTGCTGGACGCCATCGTGGATGGCTACTTTCCCATCAGTGATACTCTGGAAGAGAAGGCGGACGACCTCGAAGACGCCATTTTCACAGGCAATGGTCGTGTGCAGGTAGCGGATATTTTGCAAGCAAAGCGCAGGTTGCTGCAACTGCGTCAGCACATTACCCCTCTACGTGACATCCTGAACGCCTTGCTGCGCCGGGACGTGGAGATAATCCCCGACGAGGTGGTTCCCTACTTGCAGGACGTGTACGACCACACCCTGCGCATCGCCGAACTGGCGGACATCAACCGCGATATTCTGGCGGGCGTGCTGGATGCGCATCTGTCCGTTGTGTCCAATCGGCTCAATGAGGTGATGCGTATCCTCACGGTCATCTCTACTATCCTGATGTCCGCCGCACTGATTGCGGGAATCTACGGCATGAACTTTGTGCATATGCCCGAACTACAGTGGAAGGCAGGTTATCCCTTCGCAGGCGCGATGATGGTGCTGGTAGGCATGGTGGAGTGGTACATCTTCAAGCGCAAGGGGTGGGTATAG
- a CDS encoding bacillithiol biosynthesis deacetylase BshB1, which produces MAESVDILAIGAHIGDVEIACGMALAAHVRQGKKVAILHLTAGEKGHPTLSPEDYAKQKVAEARKAAAVYGAQLYFLDYRDGELPVNDEVQFQICDVIRACRPQAILTHWQGSIHKDHTACALNIPNAIFYAAIKGFVRKDPPHWVPRLYFAENWEDQEGFVPEIFLEITEEDMALWQQAAEKLELFRGGVSRFPYVEYYKALARVRGAEIGCQYAVAFAVPPSAHRRRVTTLLG; this is translated from the coding sequence ATGGCTGAGAGTGTAGACATTCTGGCAATCGGGGCGCACATCGGTGACGTGGAAATCGCCTGCGGGATGGCTTTAGCGGCACATGTGCGCCAGGGCAAAAAGGTGGCGATTCTGCACCTCACTGCCGGTGAGAAAGGACACCCTACCCTATCCCCCGAAGACTATGCGAAGCAGAAAGTCGCCGAGGCGCGTAAGGCGGCGGCGGTATATGGAGCGCAGCTGTACTTTCTGGATTATCGTGACGGCGAACTGCCCGTCAACGACGAGGTACAGTTCCAGATTTGCGATGTGATTCGCGCCTGCCGCCCGCAAGCCATCCTCACACACTGGCAGGGCAGCATCCATAAAGACCACACCGCCTGCGCCCTGAACATCCCCAACGCCATCTTCTACGCGGCGATTAAAGGCTTCGTGCGCAAAGACCCGCCACACTGGGTGCCGCGCCTCTACTTCGCCGAAAACTGGGAAGACCAGGAAGGCTTCGTGCCCGAAATCTTTCTGGAGATCACCGAAGAGGATATGGCATTGTGGCAGCAAGCGGCGGAGAAGCTGGAGCTGTTTCGGGGCGGGGTGTCGCGCTTCCCCTACGTGGAATACTACAAGGCTCTGGCACGGGTGCGTGGCGCGGAAATCGGCTGCCAGTATGCGGTGGCGTTCGCCGTGCCGCCCAGTGCACACCGGCGGCGCGTGACCACCCTGCTGGGGTAA
- the yliC gene encoding glutathione ABC transporter permease, with product MARYIASRLLQAIPTLLLISFLTFIMGFLAPGDPIRMILGEHSDPQTVAQVRHELGLDQPWYVQYGRFVWSALKGDFGISLYNRRPVGDILQESFPATATLAVLAILLAVVIGIPAGIVAAVWHNRLPDRLSMTGVVLGISVPNFVLATLLILLVSVRLGWLPVAGWGAPEYLVLPVLVLAARPAASIARFTRTSMLEVLQQDYIRTARAKGVPERAVILKHALPNALLPVVTVIGNAFGYLLTGSFIVETVFAVPGVGYKSIEAILRRDYPVIQAATLLFAFLFIVVNLTVDILYTRLDPRVRFRG from the coding sequence ATGGCACGCTATATCGCCTCGCGTCTATTGCAAGCGATACCCACCCTGTTGCTGATTTCCTTCCTCACTTTCATCATGGGTTTCCTGGCGCCAGGTGACCCCATCCGCATGATTTTGGGCGAGCATTCCGATCCACAAACGGTGGCACAGGTTCGCCACGAGCTGGGGTTAGACCAGCCCTGGTACGTCCAATATGGACGTTTCGTGTGGAGCGCGCTGAAGGGCGACTTTGGAATCTCCCTATATAACCGGCGTCCAGTAGGTGACATTCTTCAAGAATCTTTTCCGGCAACCGCCACGCTGGCGGTGCTGGCGATTCTGCTGGCAGTAGTGATTGGCATTCCAGCGGGCATCGTGGCAGCGGTATGGCATAACCGCCTGCCGGATCGGCTGAGCATGACAGGGGTAGTGCTTGGCATCTCTGTGCCCAACTTCGTGCTCGCAACGTTACTCATCTTGCTGGTGTCGGTACGGCTGGGGTGGTTACCTGTGGCTGGGTGGGGCGCGCCGGAGTATCTGGTGCTGCCTGTGCTGGTGCTGGCGGCGCGTCCGGCGGCGAGCATCGCGCGTTTCACCCGCACCTCGATGTTGGAGGTGCTGCAGCAGGACTATATCCGCACCGCCCGCGCGAAAGGCGTGCCCGAACGTGCGGTAATCCTGAAGCACGCTTTGCCCAACGCGCTGTTGCCCGTGGTCACGGTCATCGGCAACGCTTTTGGCTACCTGCTCACGGGCTCGTTCATTGTGGAGACGGTGTTTGCGGTGCCCGGGGTAGGCTATAAATCGATAGAAGCCATCCTGCGCCGCGATTATCCCGTCATCCAGGCGGCTACCCTTCTGTTCGCGTTCTTGTTCATCGTGGTCAATTTGACAGTGGATATTTTGTACACGAGACTAGACCCCAGGGTGCGATTCCGTGGGTAA
- a CDS encoding diguanylate cyclase, protein MWRTWKGYPLALASLVYLCLMAAVALFAPVIAPYRYDTQDATAVLQPPSARHLLGTDELGRDVFSRLVYGARVSLTVVLQVELLEVLIGVTLGLLAGYFRGRWDALIMRFTDMMFAFPDILLAILIVAILGPGLHNVFIALALTGWPSMARVVRSQTLALREREFVEAARAIGLSHTRILLRHILPNLLPTIVVAVTVDAAGIVLAESALSFLGLGAQPPLPSWGRMIDDARQLMRSHPMLLVYPAVMLSLTVMALNFLGDSLRDMWDPRRRRL, encoded by the coding sequence ATGTGGCGCACGTGGAAGGGGTATCCGCTCGCACTGGCGTCGCTGGTTTATCTGTGCCTGATGGCAGCGGTAGCCCTGTTCGCCCCTGTCATCGCCCCTTATCGCTATGATACACAGGATGCCACCGCCGTGTTGCAACCGCCTTCTGCCCGACATCTTCTGGGCACGGACGAGCTGGGACGTGACGTGTTCAGCCGATTGGTATACGGGGCGCGGGTATCGCTGACGGTGGTACTGCAGGTAGAGCTGCTGGAGGTGCTGATCGGTGTGACGTTGGGACTGCTGGCAGGATACTTTCGGGGCAGATGGGACGCCCTTATCATGCGCTTTACCGATATGATGTTCGCCTTCCCCGACATCCTGCTGGCGATACTGATTGTAGCGATACTCGGACCGGGGTTGCACAACGTGTTCATCGCCCTCGCCCTCACAGGGTGGCCCAGCATGGCGCGGGTAGTGCGTTCGCAGACTCTGGCGTTGCGCGAACGGGAGTTTGTGGAAGCGGCGCGGGCGATAGGTCTCAGCCACACGCGCATCCTGCTACGCCATATACTGCCCAACCTGTTGCCAACCATTGTGGTGGCAGTTACCGTGGACGCGGCAGGTATCGTGCTGGCGGAGAGTGCCCTCAGTTTTCTGGGGCTGGGAGCGCAACCACCCCTGCCCTCGTGGGGACGCATGATCGACGACGCCCGCCAGCTGATGCGCAGTCACCCGATGTTGCTGGTCTATCCCGCGGTAATGCTCTCACTGACGGTGATGGCGCTCAACTTCTTGGGCGACAGCTTGCGCGATATGTGGGATCCCAGAAGACGCAGGTTATAA